A single Brassica rapa cultivar Chiifu-401-42 chromosome A04, CAAS_Brap_v3.01, whole genome shotgun sequence DNA region contains:
- the LOC117133335 gene encoding uncharacterized protein LOC117133335: protein MEYWKSHRTLKCAREIDEGTPECGFELLPSYLYMIRRANPNTVTRLQIDELGRFMYVFLAFGASVNGFPFMRKVVVVDGTFLNGKYKGTLLTALAQDGNFQIFPIAFAVVDTENDDSWNWFFTQLKVLIPDQEGLAIISDRHNSIGKAITNVYPLAARGICTYHLYKNILGRYKGKDVFRLVKKAARCFRMSDFDMIFEEIEALNPDLHGYLERADVRLWTRVYFPGERYNLMTTNIAESMNRALSHARGLNIVRILESIRVMMTRWFAERRVDARSQSTTLTRGVEKLLQGRVSASRDWTVQRIDDHHTEVKYGAAGESLNVVNLVERKCTCRRFDVEKIPCVHAIAAAEERNVSRISLCSPYYKSTYLASAYAESVMPVDSALPVPDNVANVQCFPPFIRQQPGRPKKNRMKSALEVALANKRPRKEHICSRCSQSGHNARTCPI, encoded by the exons ATGGAATATTGGAAATCACACCGGACGCTTAAATGTGCAAGGGAAATCGATGAGGGCACACCTGAGTGTGGTTTTGAACTCTTGCCTTCTTACTTATACATGATAAGAAGGGCAAATCCGAATACAGTTACGCGTCTTCAAATCGATGAGCTTGGAAGATTCATGTATGTGTTTCTTGCGTTTGGTGCGAGCGTTAATGGGTTTCCTTTCATGCGCAAAGTTGTTGTCGTCGACGGTACGTTTCTTAATGGTAAATATAAAGGGACGCTACTCACAGCACTAGCTCAGGATGGTAACTTTCAGATTTTTCCAATAGCCTTCGCAGTGGTTGACACTGAAAATGATGATTCGTGGAATTGGTTTTTTACGCAACTAAAAGTGTTGATTCCTGACCAGGAGGGTCTTGCGATAATATCAGATAGGCATAACTCGATAGGGAAAGCAATTACAAATGTGTATCCGTTAGCTGCTCGTGGAATATGCACCtatcatttgtataaaaacatATTGGGACGGTACAAAGGAAAAGATGTATTTCGGCTGGTGAAGAAAGCGGCGAGATGTTTTAGAATGTCTGACTTTGATATGATTTTCGAGGAGATTGAAGCACTTAATCCTGATCTCCACGGCTACCTCGAAAGAGCTGATGTCAGACTGTGGACACGTGTTTATTTCCCGGGCGAGAggtacaatttgatgactacGAACATAGCGGAATCAATGAACAGAGCATTATCGCATGCTAGAGGTCTTAACATTGTTCGAATATTGGAATCGATACGGGTTATGATGACCAGATGGTTTGCTGAACGAAGAGTGGATGCCAGATCGCAGTCAACCACACTCACGCGCGGTGTGGAGAAACTATTACAA GGACGTGTAAGTGCCTCCCGGGATTGGACGGTTCAAAGGATTGATGACCATCACACTGAAGTTAAATATGGCGCTGCTGGCGAGTCTTTGAATGTTGTTAATTTGGTTGAGCGAAAGTGCACATGTCGGCGTTTCGATGTCGAGAAAATACCATGTGTACACGCAATCGCAGCTGCAGAGGAAAGAAATGTTTCTCGTATATCACTGTGCAGTCCTTACTATAAAAGCACTTATTTAGCTAGCGCATACGCTGAATCGGTCATGCCGGTTGACTCAGCGCTACCTGTTCCAGATAACGTGGCTAACGTACAGTGCTTTCCACCGTTTATTCGTCAACAACCGGGAAGACctaaaaaaaataggatgaaatCTGCTTTAGAAGTTGCACTTGCAAACAAACGTCCTAGGA